Sequence from the Pirellulales bacterium genome:
GGGGCCTCGGTGGGCCTGACGTGGTGGCTGATGCCCAAGTATCTCGGCGTCAGCGTCAGCGTGATTGTCGGTCTCGTCGCCGGCTGGCTCATCGGCAAGTGGACCGAGTATTCGACCAGCGACGAATATCAACCCACCAAAAACCTGGCCGCCCAGGCCCTCACCGGACCGGCCACTGTCATCATTGGCGGCATCGCCGAAGGGATGATCAGCACCTGGTTTCCGGTGATCGTGGTCAGCATCAGTACGTTGTTGGCGTTCGGCTTTGCCATCGGCGATCCGAAACGCTTGGACGAAGTCGAGTTTTTCGCGCTCGGCCTTTACGGGGTCGGCATTGCCGCCGTGGGCATGCTCAGCACGTTGGGCATCACGCTGGCCACCGACGCCTATGGACCCATCGCCGACAACGCCGGCGGCAACGCCCAGATGGCCGGCCTCGATCCGATCGTCCGCGAGCGCACCGATGCGCTCGACAGCCTGGGCAACACGACGGCGGCCACCGGCAAGGGCTTCGCCATCGGCTCGGCCGCCTTGACGGCCCTGGCCTTGATGGCGGCTTATATCGAAGAGGTCCGCGTCGGTTTCGAGCGCTGGGGCAACGCCGCCGTAGCCCAGAACACCGAGCCCGGCTACTACAAGCTCTCGCGGCAGTTCATCGTCGAGGTCACGGGCGACGGCAAGCGCGAGGGATGGCTGGTCGATCCCGAAGACACCCGCGACCCGCGCTTGCTCAAGGAGTGGAGCGACATCGACTTCCAGACGGGGCCGGCCCGCGTGCCCGCCGAATTGATCTCGACGGCCGACATCTCCGGCAGCAGCGCGACCCTCTTCACTCCCACGGGCGCGCTGCTGAAGAACCTCAAAACCGCCACCTTGCCCGACTTCATGCGCTATTACGACGTGACGCTCATGAATCCCAAGGTGCTCGTGGGCATGTTCCTGGGTTCGATGTCGGTGTTCCTGTTCTGCGCCATGACGATGAAGTCGGTGGGACGGGCGGCGAAGGGGATGGTGGAAGAAGTGCGGCGGCAATTCCGCGAGAAGCCGGGCATCATGCAGGGAACCGAATTGCCCGACTACGCGGCTCCGGTGGCCATCAGCACGCGTGCCGCGCAGCGCGAGATGGTGTTGCCGTCGCTGTTGGCGTTGGTGGCGCCGGTGGCGGTGGGCTTGCTGCTGGGGGTGGGCGGCGTGATGGGTCTCTTGGCCGGGGCCTTGACGACCGGTTTTTGCGTGGCCGTGTTCATGGCCAATTCGGGCGGCGCCTGGGACAACGCCAAGAAGTTCATCGAGGCCGGCGCGCACGGCGGCAAGGGGACGGACCCGCACAAGGCGGCCGTGGTGGGCGACACGGTCGGCGATCCGTTCAAAGACACCAGCGGACCGAGCCTGAACATTCTCATCAAGTTGATGAGCATGGTCAGCGTGGTGGCCGCCGGTCTGGTCGTGCGCTATAGCTTGACGGCGCTGGGATGGTTCTGAGCGTGCCTTGGGGCCGTTCACGCGGGCGCCTTTGCGACCGCCGCCTTGAAGGCGGTTTCGGCCAGGGCGTCTTCGCTCAGCATCCCGCGAACGTCGAGCTGCGTGCGCACCAGGAACAAATCCAGCTCGTAGACGCGGTCGGTAGCGCGGTAGCGACGAAAATGAAAAATCGTGCCCGACCGCGCGTGTTCGAATTGCCAGCCCTGATTATCGCGAGCTACCGAGAAATGCATTCCTTCAAGGAACGCCTTGAGTTGGGCAAATCGAATCTTGCTTTTCTTTACCACTTTGCTTTTCCTCGCCCAGCAACAGCGGCGTCATTTTTCGGGTTCGAAGAGCTTCAGTTTGGCCCGCGTGAGGGATATGCGAACGCGTCCGTCAGCGATTCGTCGAATGCACGTTCACTCAGCATACCGCGGGCATCGAGCTGTGAGCGAACGACGAACAAGTGGATGTAGTAGACCCGGTCTGTCACGCGATAGGGGCGAAAATGAAAAATCGTCCCCGACGGCTCGTGCTCGAACCGCCAGCCCGCTTTTCCGCGGGTCGCCGTGAATCCCATTCCTTCGAGAAACTCCTTGAGCTGGACAAATCGTATATTGCTTTTCTTCACCATCATACATCTCGCGTTTTAGCGGCAGCCGCATCGCGAAGCTTGGCGAAAGATCGGATCGCCGCTTCATCCAGAACATTTGACAGTGGCACGTGAAGAGTGACCGTCTCCGGCGGGGCGCGGTCGATCCTGAAGATCATCGCGCGGAGTGCCTCCTGCAAATGCAGCCACCATGCACGATCTTCAGAGCCATCGTAAATCACCAATATCCCCACTAACGACTCATTCAGCCAGAATAGCAAATCTCGCCAGTCGAGTCGAACCGCGATCGCTTTTTTCTTGACCACGACGATTCTGTCGGTGGCCTTGATTTGCATGAGAATCGTCCCATTCTCGACTTCGCCGTCCGCATTATAGCTTTCCATGGTCATATCGACACCATAGTCGGGATAGCTTCGCCGCGGCACCCAGCCGCATCGCAAGATCAGCCGCTCAACGTGGTTGACGCTCAGGTCGGCGATGACGTGTTCGCGCGTGCGGCGTTTGCGAAAGGCGGCCAAGAATGACACCTACCTTGAGCTAGGGTTGGTTTGCCCGAAGCGGTCGAACCATAGCAGCCCGACCAGCGTTTTGGAGTCGCGAATCTCGCCGCGCTCGACCAGCGCCATCGCCTCCTGCCACGAGACGACAAACGGCTCGATCTGCTCGCCGCCCTCCAGGCGAGTCGGCCCCGCCGTCAGGCCGGTCGCCTGGAAAAGATACATCCGCTCGCTGAGCACGCCCGGCGACATGAAGAACTCGCAGAGCTGGCGGACTTCGGCGGCGCGGTAGCCGGTCTCCTCTTCCAGCTCGCGGGCGGCCGCCACAGCCGGATCCTCGCCCGGCTCCAGCGTGCCGGCCGGCAGCTCGATCAAGGTCTGATCGACCGCCACGCGATAATTGCGGATCAGGCAAACGCGGCCGTCGTCGAACAAGGGCAAAATGGTGACGGCGCCTGGGTGACGGGCCACTTCCCGTGTGTACACGGTGCCGTCGGCGGCCTGATAGTGCAGGCGGACGACGTCGAACCGACGGGTTTTCAGCAAAAGTTCGGGTTCGTGCATGGTTCGTCTCGGTTGGAGAATTGCCGGCCCGCAAAGCGAGTGTTAAGATAACGGAAACGCCGAACTTCTCAATCGTCCGGCGGGCCGGCGCTGCGCGAGTTGTACCATGCGCGATTTGTTAGGCTGGAATTTATCGTTGGGCCGCTGGGGAGGCGTGCAAGTGCGCTTGCACGTCTTCTTCCTGCTCTTTGTCGTGATTGCGCTGCACTTTGGCTCGGCCGGCAACGACCCGCTTTTTTGGGAGACGTGCGCGGTGCTGGCCATTCTGCTGGCCAGCGTGCTGGCCCACGAGCTCGGTCATTGCCTGGCGGCCTGGCGGATGGGCGGTTCGGCCGACCAACTCTTGCTGTGGCCGCTGGGCGGGCTGACGCAGATCAACGTCACCCACGATCCGCAAAGCGAACTGCTCACCGCCGTCGGTGGGCCGCTCATGAACGTGGCCCTGTGCCTTTCGGTGGCGCCGGTGCTGATTGTCAAGCAGTGCAACCTGCCCAACCTGCTTAATCCGCTCTTGCCGCCGGTCTCGGCCGCTGGCCTGACCTGGATCAACGCCTGCGAGTGGACCTTCTGGATCAACATGCTGTTGGCGGTGGTCAACTGCCTGCCGGCGCTGCCCTTGGACATGGGCCGGGTGCTGCGGGCCTTTTTGTGGATGCAGCAGGAGTTCCGTCAGGGGGTCATCTTGGCTGCCCGCGTGGCGCAGTGTACCGCGGTCGCATTGTGGATTGTGGCCTGGCTCATCCACCGCAACGGCGACTACAGTTTTGCCGCCCTGCCCGTGGCGCTGGTCGGCATCCTGCTGTTCTTCGGTGCCAAGCAGGAGACCGACCGCCTCAACGATTCGGAGACGGATGACGCCCTGTTCGGCTACGACTTCTCGCAGGGCTATACCAGCTTGGAGAAAACGGCGCAATCGCGCAAGGCTCCGCCGGGGCCGGTCAAGAAGTGGCTCGACGAACGGCGGGCCAAGCGGCTGCAGCGACAGCAGCAGGTCGAGGCCGAAGAAGAACGGCGCGTCGATGACGTGCTGGCCCGCCTGCACGAGCTCGGCATGCACGGGCTTTCCGAGGAGGACCGGGCGCTGCTCAATCGCGTCAGCGCTCGCTATCGCAACCGGAATCGTTAGCCGGCTATTGCCCCCAGAAAAAACGATATCCGCGGCACAACCGAATTCCCTACCCCCCCGTTGAGACGTTCCCCCTCGCGCCTCCGCGTTGCCGCTTTCCGTCAAGTGACGTAGAGTTTCCCGGAGCACCTTACCGTTTGGGGCGATCCTGCGTGTCACCGTTACTCACGATTCCGCCGACGATGGAAGCCGAGGGGCCGGTCTGTCTCGTGGTTGGGCAAGCGACCGAACCATCGCCGACCAACGCGGCGGCGAGGGCCGCGCTGGACGAGCTGCGGGGCTGGTTGAAGACTGACTTTTCGTTGCTCGACGGCCAGACCGGCGAAGTTCTGGAGCTGGCCGCCGACCATCGGCGCGTCGATTGGACCACGCGCGGGGAGCTGTGTCGCGAAGTGGCCCGGCGGCGGCGCGTGGAAGTGATCGACGAAAACGGTCCCTGCCTGTTGCTGGCAATTCCCCTGTTCTCGTCGGGCGAGGCGACGGAAGTGGCCGTGGGGGCCTTTTTGTCTCGGCCGGCCGACGAATGCGATGCGGCAGGCGTCGCCGATCTGTTGGGAACGACCCCGGCGGCCGCCCGCGCTTGGATGACCCGTCAATCCCCCGCCGACGCCGACATGCTCGAGCGCTTCGCCACCGTCGCCTGCGAAAAGCTGGCCGGCGACGACCGGAACGAACAGCTCGAAAGCGAGGTCGAAAAACTTTCCGCGCACCTGGGAGCGACCTTCGAGGAAATCAGCCTGCTCTATCGCCTGACGCACAACCTCAAGCTCTCGTCGAACGACGAAGACTTGGGCCAACGGGCACTCGAGTGGCTGGCTGAGGTCGTGCCGGCCGACGCCTTCGCCCTGCAGCTCATCGGCAGCGCCGACTCCGATCCACTGGCCACCAGCTCGCGCACCGAACCGCTGTTGCTCACCTTCGGCGAGTGTGAGCTGACGGCCGACGACTTCGCATTGCTGGTCGATGAATTGGGTTTGCAGGCCACCACGCGGCCGGTGGTCGTCAATCACGTGCAGCTCGAAAGTTTCGGCTGGCGGTTTCCGGGCGTGCGGGAGTTTGTGATTGTGCCGCTGGCGGAGGGCGAGCGTCTCTTCGGCTGGCTCGCGGTGTTCAATCATAGTTGCGGTCACGAGTTCGGCACGGCCGAGGCCAGCCTGCTCAGCTCGGTGGGCACGATGCTCGGCATCCACAGCGCCAACATCGATCTTTATCGACAACAGGCCGAGTTGCTGGCCGGCGTGGTCAAGGCCATGACCTCGGCCATCGACGCCAAAGATCCTTACACCTGCGGCCACAGCGACCGCGTGGCCCGCGTGGCGGTCCGCCTGGCCCAAGAGCTGGGCTGCGACGGCGAAACCGTCAAGACGATTTATTTTTCGGGGCTGCTGCACGACATCGGCAAGATCGGCATCAACGAAGAGGTGCTCCGCAAACCCGGCAAGCTGACCGAAGCCGAGTTCGAGCACATCAAACAACACACCGTCATCGGCCATCGCATCCTGGCCGACCTGCGCAAGATGTCGCACATGCTGCCGATCGTGCTTCACCATCACGAAGCCTGGGACGGCAGCGGCTACCCGCACGGCCTGGCAGGCACCGACATTCCGTATCTGGCACGGATCGTCGCCGTGGCCGATTCGTACGATGCCATGTCCAGCGACCGGCCCTATCGTCCCGGCATGGAAGACAATAAGCTCGACGGCATCATCCGTTCGGGCGCCGGAAAGCAGTGGGATCCCGACGTGGTCGAGGCTTTCTTCCGCGTCCGCGACGACATCAGGGCCATTTCGGGACGGGAGTAGGGTTCGGGGTTCAGGGTTCGGGGTTCAGGGTTCAGGCCCGCATGTATATTATGTCTTTGGCCTGATCCCTCATCCCTCATCCTGAACCCTGAACGCCGAACCCTGAACCCTTTGTCACGCCAAGAGCACGATCGCGAAGACCTGTTGGCAGAAGCAACCGCGCTGGTCGAGCGCGCCGAGCTGCGGATGCCCGATGAGGCCGAACCGCTGGTCGCCGGTTTCCGCCGCGACGGTTCGGCGAGCGTCTACTTCGGCGGCGATCCGGCATATCACTTCAACGCTGCGGGCCAACTGCGGCGGGCATTCTGTTCGGGGCTGCTCTATAAGGCGGAACGCGGCAAGCTGG
This genomic interval carries:
- a CDS encoding sodium-translocating pyrophosphatase, with the protein product MTKLPGKRILNWIVVCLLLEVAAWPTTAWAETAAAGQAPTAGFEIEAYAIWGFAFLGAIAALVQAFVFYGAMKAADEGTPKMVEIAGYVRTGANAYLRQQYKVVAFFFVIIFGLLAVAAFVLKVQSEWVPFAFITGGFFSGLAGWFGMKTATWASSRTAAGAQKSLNQGLQVAFRSGAVMGLTVVGLGLLDICLWFAVLYWGLHLGLIEITVTMLCFGMGASSQALFARVGGGIFTKAADVGADLVGKVEHGIPEDDARNPATIADNVGDNVGDVAGMGADLYESYCGSILATAALGVAAFASPLVSGDVPIHEAQLRALFLPMAIAGAGIFLSILGIYMVRTEEDATQKTLLKALARGINLSTVLVVGASVGLTWWLMPKYLGVSVSVIVGLVAGWLIGKWTEYSTSDEYQPTKNLAAQALTGPATVIIGGIAEGMISTWFPVIVVSISTLLAFGFAIGDPKRLDEVEFFALGLYGVGIAAVGMLSTLGITLATDAYGPIADNAGGNAQMAGLDPIVRERTDALDSLGNTTAATGKGFAIGSAALTALALMAAYIEEVRVGFERWGNAAVAQNTEPGYYKLSRQFIVEVTGDGKREGWLVDPEDTRDPRLLKEWSDIDFQTGPARVPAELISTADISGSSATLFTPTGALLKNLKTATLPDFMRYYDVTLMNPKVLVGMFLGSMSVFLFCAMTMKSVGRAAKGMVEEVRRQFREKPGIMQGTELPDYAAPVAISTRAAQREMVLPSLLALVAPVAVGLLLGVGGVMGLLAGALTTGFCVAVFMANSGGAWDNAKKFIEAGAHGGKGTDPHKAAVVGDTVGDPFKDTSGPSLNILIKLMSMVSVVAAGLVVRYSLTALGWF
- a CDS encoding NUDIX hydrolase, with translation MHEPELLLKTRRFDVVRLHYQAADGTVYTREVARHPGAVTILPLFDDGRVCLIRNYRVAVDQTLIELPAGTLEPGEDPAVAAARELEEETGYRAAEVRQLCEFFMSPGVLSERMYLFQATGLTAGPTRLEGGEQIEPFVVSWQEAMALVERGEIRDSKTLVGLLWFDRFGQTNPSSR
- a CDS encoding site-2 protease family protein; its protein translation is MRDLLGWNLSLGRWGGVQVRLHVFFLLFVVIALHFGSAGNDPLFWETCAVLAILLASVLAHELGHCLAAWRMGGSADQLLLWPLGGLTQINVTHDPQSELLTAVGGPLMNVALCLSVAPVLIVKQCNLPNLLNPLLPPVSAAGLTWINACEWTFWINMLLAVVNCLPALPLDMGRVLRAFLWMQQEFRQGVILAARVAQCTAVALWIVAWLIHRNGDYSFAALPVALVGILLFFGAKQETDRLNDSETDDALFGYDFSQGYTSLEKTAQSRKAPPGPVKKWLDERRAKRLQRQQQVEAEEERRVDDVLARLHELGMHGLSEEDRALLNRVSARYRNRNR
- a CDS encoding HD domain-containing phosphohydrolase; this encodes MSPLLTIPPTMEAEGPVCLVVGQATEPSPTNAAARAALDELRGWLKTDFSLLDGQTGEVLELAADHRRVDWTTRGELCREVARRRRVEVIDENGPCLLLAIPLFSSGEATEVAVGAFLSRPADECDAAGVADLLGTTPAAARAWMTRQSPADADMLERFATVACEKLAGDDRNEQLESEVEKLSAHLGATFEEISLLYRLTHNLKLSSNDEDLGQRALEWLAEVVPADAFALQLIGSADSDPLATSSRTEPLLLTFGECELTADDFALLVDELGLQATTRPVVVNHVQLESFGWRFPGVREFVIVPLAEGERLFGWLAVFNHSCGHEFGTAEASLLSSVGTMLGIHSANIDLYRQQAELLAGVVKAMTSAIDAKDPYTCGHSDRVARVAVRLAQELGCDGETVKTIYFSGLLHDIGKIGINEEVLRKPGKLTEAEFEHIKQHTVIGHRILADLRKMSHMLPIVLHHHEAWDGSGYPHGLAGTDIPYLARIVAVADSYDAMSSDRPYRPGMEDNKLDGIIRSGAGKQWDPDVVEAFFRVRDDIRAISGRE
- a CDS encoding DUF4365 domain-containing protein, which codes for MAAFRKRRTREHVIADLSVNHVERLILRCGWVPRRSYPDYGVDMTMESYNADGEVENGTILMQIKATDRIVVVKKKAIAVRLDWRDLLFWLNESLVGILVIYDGSEDRAWWLHLQEALRAMIFRIDRAPPETVTLHVPLSNVLDEAAIRSFAKLRDAAAAKTRDV